The DNA segment ggggaatacctatacataaacatggagaatacctatacataaacatggtgaatacctatatataaacatggagaatacctatacataaacatggtgaatacctatacataaacatggtgaatacctatacataaacatggagaatatacataaacatggggaatacctatacataaacatggagaatacctatacataaacatggggaatacctatacataaacatggggaatacctatacataaacatggagaatacctatacataaacatggggaatacctatacataaacatggggaatacctatacataaacatggagaatacctatacataaacatggtgaatatacataaacatggggaatacctatacataaacatggggaatacctatacataaacatggtgaatatacataaacatgggaatacctatacataaacatggggaatacctatacataaacatggggaatacctatacataaacatggtgaatatacataaacatggggaatacctatacataaacatggggaatacctatacataaacatggggaatacctatacataaacatggggaatacctatacataaacatggtgaatatacataaacatggggaatacctatacataaacatggagaatacctatacataaacatggggaatacctatacataaacatggggaatacctatacataaacatggggaatacctatacataaacatggggaatacctatacataaacatggggaatacctatacataaacatggagaatacctatacataaacatggggaatacctatacataaacatggggaatacctatacataaacatggtgaatacctatacataaacatggggaatacctatacataaacatggggaatacctatacataaacatggggaatacctatacataaacatggggaatacctatacataaacatggggaatacctatacataaacatggagaatacctatacataaacatggagaatacctatacataaacatggggaatacctatacataaacatggagaatacctatacataaacatggggaatacctatacataaacatggagaatacctatatataaacatggagaatacctatacataaacatggggaatacctatatataaacatggagaatacctatacataaacatggtgaatacctatatataaacatggagaatacctatacataaacatggtgaatatacataaacatggtgaatacctatacataaacatggggaatacctatacataaacatggtgaatatacATAAACAtagtgaatacctatacataaacatggggaatacctatacataaacatggtgaatacctatacataaacatggggaatacctatacataaacatggtgaatatacataaacatggggaatacctatatataaacatggtgaatacctatacataaacatggtgaatacctatacataaacatggggaatacctatacataaacatggtgaatacctatacataaacatggtgaatatacATAAACAtagtgaatacctatacataaacatggggaatacctatacataaacatggtgaatacctatacataaacatggggaatacctatacataaacatggagaatacctatacataaacatggggaatacctatacataaacatggtgaatacctatacataaacatggtgaatacctatacataaacatggtgaatacctatacataaacatggtgaatacctatacataaacatggtgaatacctatacataaacatggggaatacctatacataaacatggggaatacctataaaTACACATAAACCAGGTGCCACTATGGACTAGGATACATGGGGGATTTTAACTCTTACCTCCATCAAGAACGGTTTTGATTTCGTCATCGTTTGGCCCGGCTAAGAGAATTTGACCTGAATACGCCAGCTCTCGGGTTTATGATATGACCGTTAAAACCAAATCTAATCCAGCCTGAAACCCTTTTGTCAGAGGTCCTTGGTATGCCCCTGCCTCTGCCCTACATAGCTCGGCATGAGGGGGTCTGATGAGGGGGACAGGGCCAAAGGAAATGGCTGgtccacagagagagggagtgatgtcAGTGTCTGATTCTGTTGTGGTAGTGTTGTACTGTGACCTTTTAGAATTATTTTGACTTGGTCACCAATAGCAAGCCATTTCTAGATTTAACCTATCATAGAGGGCAGAGGTTGCTGGGTGAACTGATTCAAATGGCAGCTTGGAGGCAACCCCCATACCACAGGGGGAGGCACAGCTTGGAGGCAACCCCCATACCAGTATGTTGTTGTAGTATTGTTGTACTGTGACCAACCCCCATTCCAGTATGTTGTTGTAGTAATGTTGTACTGTGACCAACCCCCATTCCAGTATGTTGTTGTAGTATTGTTGTACTGTGACCAACCCCCATTCCAGTATGTTGTTGTAGTAATGTTGTACTGTAACCAACCCCCATTCCAGTATGTTGTTGTGGTATTGTTGTACTGTGACCAACCCCCATTCCAGTATGTTGTTGTGGTATTGTTGTACTGTGACCAACCCCCATTCCAGTATGTTGTTGTAGTATTGTTGTACTGTGACCAACCCCCATTCCAGTATGTTGTTGTGGTATTGTTGTACTGTGACCAACCCCCATTCCAGTATGTTGTTGTGGTATTGTTGTACTGTGACCAACCCCCATTCCAGTATGTTGTTGTAGTATTGTTGTACTGTGACCAACCCCCATTCCAGTATGTTGTTGTAGTATTGTTGTACTGTGACCAACCCCCATTCCAGTATGTTGTTGTAGTATTGTTGAACTGTGACCAACCCCCATTCCAGTATGTTGTTGTGGTATTGTTGTACTGTGACCAACCCCCATTCCAGTATGTTGTTGTGGTATTGTTGTACTGTGACCAACCCCCATTCCAGTATGTTGTTGTAGTATTGTTGTACTGTGACCAACCCCCATTCCAGTATGTTGTTGTAGTATTGTTGTACTGTGACCAACCCCCATTCCAGTATGTTGTTGTAGTAATGTTGTACTGTGACCAACCCCCATTCCAGTATGTTGTTGTAGTATTGTTGTACTGTGACCAACCCCCATTCCAGTATGTTGTTGTAGTAATGTTGTACTGTAACCAACCCCCATTCCAGTATGTTGTTGTGGTATTGTTGTACTGTGACCAACCCCCATTCCAGTATGTTGTTGTGGTATTGTTGTACTGTGACCAACCCCCATTCCAGTATGTTGTTGTAGTATTGTTGTACTGTGACCAACCCCCATTCCAGTATGTTGTTGTGGTATTGTTGTACTGTGACCAACCCCCATTCCAGTATGTTGTTGTGGTATTGTTGTACTGTGACCAACCCCCATTCCAGTATGTTGTTGTAGTATTGTTGTACTGTGACCAACCCCCATTCCAGTATGTTGTTGTAGTATTGTTGTACTGTGACCAACCCCCATTCCAGTATGTTGTTGTAGTATTGTTGAACTGTGACCAACCCCCATTCCAGTATGTTGTTGTAGTATTGTTGTACTGTGACCAACCCCCATTCCAGTATGTTGTTGTAGTATTGTTGAACTGTGACCAACCCCCATTCCAGTATGTTGTTGTAGTATTGTTGTACTGTGACCAACCCCCATTCCAGTATGTTGTTGTAGTATTGTTGTACTGTGACCAACCAACGTACCAGTATGTTGTTTGACATTTAGATTTTCTGACCAGGTCAgcatatacagtatctctctctgtcatatatCTGGTATGTTTATTTGAAGAGTTCGCTGGCTAGCTTGTAACGTGGTGATTTAAAGTAATGTTAGCCTAGCTTTTTCTGTTTAGCTAGTTAAATTAGCTAgtcgtttaaaaaaaataatctaaCCTTTCAAGCTAGCTGTGAAGAGTAAGTTTACAGTATGTTCTTAACTCGGTTACATTTAGTATTATTTTATATCAATATTTTTATTCGGCCACATATGGAAAATACCAACACACTATTTTGTTATCATAGTAACTGTAATGGAATTATGTCACAAATGGGAAAATAATTCTGAATAAAAAGATTTGGAAGACTAATTGTCTCCCATTGTGAGTGTGTTATGTATTTCTCAGGTCCACCAGCAGCATACTTACCATAtccattattattattggtattattattattattattatgattggtattattattattgttattattattattattattattattattattatttgtattattattattattggtattattattattattattattattattattattattattggtattattattattattattattattattattggtattattattattattggtattattattattattattattagtattattattattggtattaaTATTGGTATTATTAatattggtattattattattattggtattattggtattattattattattattgttattattggtattattattattattggtattattaatattggtattattattattattggtattattaatattattattattggtattattattattattattattggtattattattattattattattattattattattggtattattattattattattattattattggtattattactattattggtATAATtgttattattgtattattattattaatattggtATTATTAatattggtattattattattattggtattattattattattattattattattattattggtattattattattggtattattattattattggtattattggtattattattattggtattattattattattgttattattggtattattattattattggtattattattattattggtattattaatattggtattattattattattggtattattaatattattattattggtattattatttgaccatactGAACTGAAACAAGACAGCAAAGTGCATACATTTTAATATTAATATCAACTATCTAAGTACGTGTGTAAAAACAAAGTAAACAATAAAGCACTATATATAGTAGATCATTTGAAAGTAGAAatcaaacatcaacaacaacatcagtaGTCCATCAACGTCCATTATCATTAGCCAAGATGGCCGCCTTCTGTCTTCAAGCATTTCtcagaggaagaagaaaagaCTCGGAAGTCTTGGTTACAGTCGGCAGGATGTCGACAGTAGTTCCTCATCCTTCTTTCCACAATTCCTACCTTTTACATGTGGCCTTGAAGATCTTaacctctcccatctcagccaGCAGGGTGGTGTTGAAGGTGTTTTTGAAGTCTTCAGTGAATACCAGGTTTGTCTTGAGGCGGACCTTGTTGGCCCAGATCAGAGTGTTTCCTGGACGACAGAAGTATTTCATGGTAACCAACAGCTCCTCTAAGTCGTGGTGATACACCACGTCAGCCGCCAGAACGTAGTCATAGCGATACACGGATCGTGGGTAAGTGCGTTCCACCTCAGGACCCCAGGACAGAGCTGTCACCTCAGGTGTATATTTAGAGCGCCCTCTGGTGTTTCGGAGCAAGTTGTATCTAAGATTACTAAGGACGTCTGGGAGGTCGGTGGCCGTCACCTGGGCACCTGGGGACACATTACATAAGGAGCTTcttaagaagaagaagaaagatgtCTTTTGTAACTAGTTATCACCAGATACAGCAGCTGATGGGATTAGAGTCTAAAACTCAAATGAAATCAGTAAGACTTACCCAGTAGACTGGCGACGATAGACACTAATCCTGTCCCTGATCCCAGTTCCAAAACCTGCTTTCCTTTCAGATCTATCACATCAGTATTGGTCTCCAGGTAGTTACATAGAGCCAACGCCTGCAGGGGAGCAAATACATTATATTACTATGTGTAGCCTATCACCACCTAGTGGTCCATCACGTGTTGCAGGTAGGATCTTTATAGAAGTCCACCACTAGGTGGCAGTAGTCCACCACTAGGTGGCAGTAGTCCATTTGTCTGTTTGCCTGGAGAAAAGCAATCTGAATAGGAAGGCCAGAAGACACCTGTTgttccatgtgagtgtttggtAAATTGATTTATCCTGCCGACAACGCCAAATGTAGTGATTTATCCTGCCGACAATGCCAAATGTAGTGATTTATCCTATCAAACTACTTCAAATGTAGTGATTTATCCTGCCGACTACGCCAAATGTAGTGATTTATCCTGCCGACAAGGCCAAATGTAGTGATTTATCCTGTCAAACTACTTCAAATGTAGTGATTTATCCTGCCGACAATGCCAAATGTAGTGATTTATCCTGCCGACAAGACCAAATGAAGTGATTTATCCTGCCGACAAGGCCAAATGTAGTGATTTATCCTGTCAAACTACTTCAAATGTAGTGATTTATCCTGCCGACAACGCCAAATGTAGTGATTTATCCTGCCGACAACGCCAAATGTAGTGTAGAACTGTACTCACTGCTGGCCATATCACTCCGCCATGGGAGTCCATTGCCTCGACGATGTTGATTTTGTGCCCAGCATAGAAGTAGACCTCTCTGTCCAGTCGTATCCAGGGGACGTGGGTATTATCCAGCTGGGCATCTCCTGTATCCTTGGTTTCCTTGGTGTCCAGCTCCTCTACACAGGAATGGAACAAACCACTCATTCACATTCTAATGGGGATGGATCATACCATTTCTATTTCCTGGGTGTGTACTGTCAATGGTAGACTTGTGTTCTTGAATGATTGAGTCTGAGTATCTAGGCATTATAAAATGATGTCAATGACTCACCGATAATGTCTTCGTCAGTCGCTTCGGTGCTACAGCGGGAGTTAGTGTTTTCtgcctcttcatcatcatcatccccatATCCTTCATCACTATGTTCCAACATCTGTTTCTCCCATGTTTGGCTACTGCCATCACCTGCATcagcttcctcctcctcctccaaactgTTGTCTTGTTCCTCTGCAATGTTATCTGCCTCCACAACAAACTGTTCGACCCAGACCGGTCTCTCTTCCCGTTGGACATTTGAGTCCCGAGTGTCTGCCTCCACAACAAACTGTTCGACCCAGACTGGTCTCTCCTCCCGTTGCACATTTGAGTCCTGAGTGTCTGCCTCCTCTGCAGAAGAAACACAAAGAAGACCACAAGTCAATCCacaaagagtagctgctgcatgtgcagtagctaatggggatcctaataaactaatTCAACAACACAATGAGATCAGCTCCTGGCCTTTTAGAACTTATATTTACATTAGGTTGAATGCTCACCAAGACCCTCAAGTGCTGATTCGTCGTCTCTGCAATCCTGAGAGTCTTCCTGGTTTTCTCTGTCCTTGTTCTCCTCTTTCAGTCCTTCCTTCTGCGTCTCGTCTTCTTCCTCATTCTCAGTTGTTTGATCTGCTTCAAActcttcctccttttcctctAAACCATtttcctccacctgtaaacagacatgttcttcctcctcctcttcctgttgtTTTCCTGGGACCAGCTCtggttcctcctcctcttcctgttgtTTTCCTGGGACCAGCTCtggttcctcctcctcttcctgttgtTTTCCTGAGTCCAGCTCtggttcctcctcctcttcctgttgtTTTCCTGGGACCAgctctgtttcctcctcctcttcctgttgtTTTCCTGGGTCTAGctctggtttctcctctgtttctcgaCACGTGCCCATGAATATGTTTACTTCTCCAATCTCAGCCAGCAGTGTGGTGTTGAAGGTGTTCTGGAAGTTCTCTGTGAAGCTCTTGAGGCGGACCTTGTTGGCCCAGATCAGAGTGGTTCCTGAGGGAAATCACATTAGAAATAAACGTCATTTAATGCTTTCATGTGTAATATTCTGGGATTCTTTAAATAgtccaatcaaccaatcaatcaatcaatcagtcaatcaaccaatcaatcaatcaacctgGACGGCAGAAGTATCTCATGGTGAACAGCAGCTCTTCCAGGTAGTCATGGTGATACACCACGTCAGCCGCCAGCACGTAGTCATAGCGATAGACAGATCTGGGGTAGATGCGTTCCACGTCAGGACCCCAGGACAGAGCTGCAGCTTGGGGAGTGTTCCTACAGCGCCCTCTTGTGTTACGGAGCAGGTTGGCTCTCAGGTTACCTATGATCTCTGGTAGGTCTGTAGCTGTGACCCAGGCACCTGGGGACAGGAAGCACTCTGTTATTCAACTAACAGACACACAGGTGGCCagtaccaaatcaacccctagccacTAGTTGTCTAGTGCTGAGGACACTTCATGCAGATCTGAAAAGGTTGGATAGGTGTAAGTGGTATAGAATGCCGGGACCTCCTCCACCTAGCTAGCCACCTTGgtagaacctcctccaccttgaTAGGACCTCCTCCACCTTGCTAGTCACCTTGgtagaacctcctccaccttgctAGCCACCTTGATAGGACCTCTTTCACCTTGCTAGTCACCTTGgtagaacctcctccaccttgctAGCCACCTTGATAGGACCTCCTCCACCTTGCTAGTCACCTTGgtagaacctcctccaccttgctAGCCACCTTGATAGGACCTCCTCCACCTTGCTAGTCACCTTGgtagaacctcctccaccttgctAGCCACCTTGATAGGACCTCTTTCACCTTGCTAGTCACCTTGgtagaacctcctccaccttgctAGCCACCTTGATAGGACCTCCTCCACCTTGCTAGCCACCTTGgtagaacctcctccaccttgctAGCCACCT comes from the Oncorhynchus keta strain PuntledgeMale-10-30-2019 unplaced genomic scaffold, Oket_V2 Un_scaffold_785_pilon_pilon, whole genome shotgun sequence genome and includes:
- the LOC118382916 gene encoding uncharacterized protein LOC118382916 isoform X1, translated to MDPLCTSHQEEEKTVIMKEEKETEDEKKDEEDENDDDEESDEEEEDNSETTVIDGEEESDDKAKETEPQQQKEQAWAPTTYSKFGKEVFCYVGQEISIFEALDSYGAVIWPAALALCHYLETNVEQLNLVDKAVLELGAGPGLVSIVATLLGAWVTATDLPEIIGNLRANLLRNTRGRCRNTPQAAALSWGPDVERIYPRSVYRYDYVLAADVVYHHDYLEELLFTMRYFCRPGTTLIWANKVRLKSFTENFQNTFNTTLLAEIGEVNIFMGTCRETEEKPELDPGKQQEEEEETELVPGKQQEEEEEPELDSGKQQEEEEEPELVPGKQQEEEEEPELVPGKQQEEEEEEHVCLQVEENGLEEKEEEFEADQTTENEEEDETQKEGLKEENKDRENQEDSQDCRDDESALEGLEEADTQDSNVQREERPVWVEQFVVEADTRDSNVQREERPVWVEQFVVEADNIAEEQDNSLEEEEEADAGDGSSQTWEKQMLEHSDEGYGDDDDEEAENTNSRCSTEATDEDIIEELDTKETKDTGDAQLDNTHVPWIRLDREVYFYAGHKINIVEAMDSHGGVIWPAALALCNYLETNTDVIDLKGKQVLELGSGTGLVSIVASLLGAQVTATDLPDVLSNLRYNLLRNTRGRSKYTPEVTALSWGPEVERTYPRSVYRYDYVLAADVVYHHDLEELLVTMKYFCRPGNTLIWANKVRLKTNLVFTEDFKNTFNTTLLAEMGEVKIFKATCKR
- the LOC118382916 gene encoding uncharacterized protein LOC118382916 isoform X2; translated protein: MDPLGTNHKDEKDTAFITVEEEEEKDDSETTVIDGEEESDDKAKETEPQQQKEQAWAPTTYSKFGKEVFCCVGQEISIFEALDSYGAVIWPAALALCHYLETNVEQLNLVDKAVLELGAGPGLVSIVATLLGAWVTATDLPEIIGNLRANLLRNTRGRCRNTPQAAALSWGPDVERIYPRSVYRYDYVLAADVVYHHDYLEELLFTMRYFCRPGTTLIWANKVRLKSFTENFQNTFNTTLLAEIGEVNIFMGTCRETEEKPELDPGKQQEEEEETELVPGKQQEEEEEPELDSGKQQEEEEEPELVPGKQQEEEEEPELVPGKQQEEEEEEHVCLQVEENGLEEKEEEFEADQTTENEEEDETQKEGLKEENKDRENQEDSQDCRDDESALEGLEEADTQDSNVQREERPVWVEQFVVEADTRDSNVQREERPVWVEQFVVEADNIAEEQDNSLEEEEEADAGDGSSQTWEKQMLEHSDEGYGDDDDEEAENTNSRCSTEATDEDIIEELDTKETKDTGDAQLDNTHVPWIRLDREVYFYAGHKINIVEAMDSHGGVIWPAALALCNYLETNTDVIDLKGKQVLELGSGTGLVSIVASLLGAQVTATDLPDVLSNLRYNLLRNTRGRSKYTPEVTALSWGPEVERTYPRSVYRYDYVLAADVVYHHDLEELLVTMKYFCRPGNTLIWANKVRLKTNLVFTEDFKNTFNTTLLAEMGEVKIFKATCKR